In Arcanobacterium wilhelmae, the following are encoded in one genomic region:
- a CDS encoding argininosuccinate synthase gives MSKERILLAYSGGLDTSIIIPWLKEHYDCDVVAMAGEVGIGVDQEALEKKALACGAEKIYVEDLTEEYITDYIYPTLKAGAVYEGKYLLGTSTARPVIAKRMVEIAKAEGCTAIAHGCTGKGNDQVRFELAIKALAPGMKIIAPWRTWDIRSRDEEIEYATARNIPVPVTKENNYSMDQNIWHLSHEGMDLEDPANEPKYDSLLHLMNTPEAAPDEAEYVELEFADGVPVRVNDVTGDVEMLTYLNELAGKHGVGIADIVENRLVGMKSRGVYETPGGTVLYAAHRELELLTLDRDTLHYKDLVSQKFAELVYNGLWFHPLREALSAFVDNTQKVVTGVVKLKLYKGNVTPAGTTSPYSLYQEELSTFNEDDVYNQGDATGFINLFGLPTAVVAQMRAANGMLEG, from the coding sequence ATGTCTAAAGAACGCATTCTTCTCGCCTACTCCGGCGGCCTCGACACCTCGATCATCATCCCGTGGCTGAAGGAACACTACGACTGCGACGTCGTCGCAATGGCTGGCGAGGTCGGCATCGGCGTTGATCAGGAAGCCCTCGAAAAGAAGGCCCTCGCGTGCGGTGCGGAAAAGATCTACGTCGAGGATCTCACCGAGGAATACATCACCGACTACATCTACCCCACTCTCAAGGCCGGCGCCGTGTACGAGGGCAAGTATCTCCTGGGCACCTCCACCGCTCGCCCCGTGATCGCCAAGCGCATGGTGGAAATCGCGAAGGCTGAAGGCTGCACCGCCATCGCCCATGGCTGCACCGGCAAGGGCAACGATCAGGTGCGCTTCGAGCTCGCCATCAAGGCCCTTGCCCCCGGCATGAAGATCATCGCCCCCTGGCGCACCTGGGACATCCGCTCGCGCGACGAAGAGATCGAGTACGCCACAGCGCGCAACATCCCCGTGCCGGTCACCAAGGAAAACAACTACTCCATGGACCAAAACATCTGGCACCTCTCGCACGAGGGCATGGATCTGGAGGACCCGGCAAACGAGCCCAAGTACGATTCGCTACTCCACCTGATGAACACGCCCGAGGCAGCCCCCGACGAGGCCGAGTACGTTGAACTCGAATTCGCTGACGGCGTTCCGGTGCGCGTGAACGACGTCACGGGCGACGTCGAGATGCTCACCTACCTCAACGAGCTTGCCGGCAAGCACGGCGTGGGAATCGCCGACATCGTGGAAAACCGCCTCGTGGGAATGAAATCGCGCGGCGTATACGAAACCCCGGGCGGCACCGTGCTCTACGCGGCTCACCGCGAGCTCGAGCTCCTCACCCTCGATCGCGATACGCTCCACTACAAGGATCTCGTTTCCCAAAAGTTCGCTGAGCTCGTCTACAACGGCTTGTGGTTCCACCCCTTACGCGAGGCGCTCAGTGCGTTCGTCGACAATACGCAAAAAGTCGTCACCGGCGTCGTGAAACTCAAGCTCTACAAAGGCAACGTCACCCCGGCAGGAACTACCTCGCCGTACTCGCTCTACCAGGAAGAACTCTCCACGTTCAACGAGGACGACGTGTACAACCAGGGGGATGCCACCGGCTTTATTAACTTGTTCGGCCTGCCCACCGCCGTCGTGGCACAGATGCGCGCCGCCAACGGAATGCTCGAGGGCTGA
- a CDS encoding GuaB1 family IMP dehydrogenase-related protein — MKFLNDSKPQFELTYDDVFMVPSRSSVGSRSNVDLTTADHTGTTIPLVVANMTAIAGKRMAETVARRGGLVIIPQDIPVDVVIDTVAQVKSAHLLYDTPVVVKPHHTCGYVRGLIPKRAHGAAIVADPDSGIPLGIVNMDDVTGVDRFTQVKEVMSTRLLTLPEGVDPREAYETLKESHYPLAPIVDDAGALVGVLTRAGAVRATIYQPNVDANGCLRVGAAIGMNGDPAGKAKRLVEAGVDLIVVDTAHGHQDTMLEAVRSVRAVVPEGFPIVAGNVVHADGVRDLVEAGASIVKVGVGPGAMCTTRMQTGVGRPQFSAVLECAQEAEKLGAHVWADGGVRHPRDVALALAAGASNVMIGSWFAGTYESPGELQWDANGRPYKESFGMASKRAVKNRTAKESAFDRARKALFEEGISGGRMFLDPERPGVEDLIDQIVSGVRSSFTYAGSANIEQFRQRAIVGIQSSSGYREGAPVPTSW; from the coding sequence GTGAAATTCCTTAACGATTCAAAGCCCCAGTTCGAGCTCACGTACGACGACGTCTTCATGGTGCCGTCGCGTTCCTCCGTCGGATCACGTTCCAACGTGGATCTGACCACCGCCGATCACACCGGCACCACCATCCCCCTCGTCGTTGCGAACATGACGGCGATCGCCGGCAAGCGCATGGCGGAAACCGTGGCCCGCCGTGGCGGCCTCGTGATTATCCCCCAAGACATCCCCGTCGACGTCGTGATCGACACCGTCGCACAAGTCAAGTCCGCCCACCTCCTGTACGACACCCCCGTCGTCGTCAAGCCGCACCACACCTGCGGATACGTTCGCGGCCTGATCCCCAAGCGTGCCCACGGAGCCGCAATCGTTGCGGACCCGGATTCGGGCATCCCGCTCGGCATCGTCAACATGGACGACGTCACCGGCGTGGACCGTTTCACCCAGGTCAAAGAAGTGATGAGCACCCGCCTTCTCACGCTCCCCGAGGGAGTGGACCCGCGTGAGGCATACGAAACGCTCAAAGAGAGCCATTATCCGCTCGCCCCGATCGTTGACGACGCCGGTGCGCTTGTTGGCGTGCTCACTCGCGCTGGCGCTGTGCGTGCCACGATCTACCAGCCGAACGTGGACGCGAACGGCTGCCTGCGCGTCGGCGCAGCGATCGGGATGAACGGCGACCCGGCAGGCAAAGCGAAGCGCCTGGTCGAGGCGGGTGTGGATCTGATCGTGGTCGATACCGCCCACGGCCACCAGGACACCATGCTCGAAGCCGTGCGTTCGGTGCGAGCCGTCGTGCCCGAGGGATTCCCGATCGTGGCCGGAAACGTTGTGCACGCCGACGGCGTCCGCGATCTCGTTGAAGCCGGCGCAAGCATCGTCAAGGTGGGTGTCGGCCCGGGCGCGATGTGCACCACCCGCATGCAAACCGGCGTCGGCCGCCCGCAGTTCTCCGCCGTGCTCGAGTGCGCCCAGGAAGCCGAAAAGCTCGGCGCGCACGTCTGGGCCGACGGCGGTGTGCGCCACCCGCGCGACGTCGCCTTGGCACTCGCGGCCGGCGCCTCCAACGTGATGATTGGCTCGTGGTTCGCCGGCACGTACGAATCGCCGGGCGAGCTCCAGTGGGACGCGAACGGCCGCCCGTACAAGGAGTCCTTCGGCATGGCCTCCAAGCGCGCGGTGAAGAACCGCACCGCGAAGGAATCGGCTTTCGATCGCGCTCGCAAGGCGCTCTTCGAAGAGGGGATCTCGGGCGGGCGCATGTTCCTCGACCCGGAGCGCCCGGGCGTTGAAGACCTCATCGATCAGATCGTCTCTGGTGTGCGTTCCTCGTTCACCTACGCAGGCTCGGCGAACATCGAACAGTTCCGCCAGCGCGCGATCGTTGGCATCCAGTCGTCCTCCGGCTACCGCGAGGGCGCACCGGTTCCGACCTCCTGGTGA
- a CDS encoding adenylosuccinate synthase yields MTDQIAAIVGINWGDEGKGRMVDLLAAQYDVVARYQGGGNAGHTVVNEHGTFALHLLPSGIFNPGVINVLGNGVAVNAEQLMREIDDVAAQGVAVTPQNLVVSERASLLLPWHRDRDNLEEARLADKQYGSTKQGIAPFYSDKFAKKTILAGELRNREALRKHVALLLEWENLTLEGVYGAEPTSLDDVMEWIDEWAMRMVPFLADPAQVLGDARAAGKRILFEAQLGALRDIDFGIHPFTTSSNTIAAYAPVGSGLPSARVERVVGVVKAYSTAVGAGPFVCEWDGEKADRLRDAGGEYGATTGRPRRVGPIDIVATRYGVEVQGATEIALTKMDVLSDMDEIPVVEAYELDGERTERFPFPSDLDRARPIETSLPGWRTDISGARTWDELPQEARDYVEYVESKIGARISYVSVGAERDAYIVRN; encoded by the coding sequence ATGACGGATCAGATCGCAGCAATCGTGGGAATCAACTGGGGCGACGAAGGTAAGGGGCGCATGGTCGATCTTCTCGCCGCCCAATACGACGTGGTGGCGCGCTACCAGGGCGGCGGGAACGCTGGCCACACGGTGGTCAACGAGCATGGCACGTTCGCGCTTCACCTGCTGCCGTCGGGTATTTTCAACCCGGGCGTGATCAACGTGCTTGGCAACGGCGTGGCCGTGAACGCCGAGCAACTCATGCGCGAGATCGACGACGTTGCGGCGCAGGGTGTGGCCGTGACGCCACAGAACCTGGTGGTTTCCGAGCGTGCCTCGCTACTGCTGCCGTGGCACCGCGACCGGGACAACCTCGAGGAGGCGCGCCTTGCGGATAAGCAGTACGGCTCCACGAAGCAGGGGATTGCGCCGTTCTATTCGGACAAGTTTGCGAAGAAGACGATCCTCGCGGGCGAGCTGCGTAATCGCGAGGCGCTGCGCAAGCACGTGGCGCTGCTGCTCGAGTGGGAGAACCTCACTCTTGAGGGCGTGTACGGGGCCGAACCGACGTCGCTGGACGATGTAATGGAATGGATTGACGAGTGGGCGATGCGCATGGTTCCGTTCCTGGCTGACCCTGCGCAGGTGCTCGGCGACGCCCGCGCGGCCGGCAAGCGTATCCTGTTCGAGGCGCAGCTTGGCGCGCTTCGCGACATCGACTTCGGTATCCACCCGTTCACGACCTCGTCGAATACGATCGCTGCATACGCGCCGGTTGGCTCTGGCTTGCCGAGCGCCCGCGTGGAGCGCGTGGTAGGCGTGGTGAAGGCCTACTCGACGGCGGTGGGTGCTGGCCCGTTCGTGTGCGAGTGGGACGGCGAGAAGGCGGATCGTCTGCGCGACGCCGGCGGCGAGTATGGCGCGACGACGGGGCGCCCGCGCCGCGTTGGCCCGATCGACATCGTGGCCACCCGCTATGGCGTTGAGGTTCAGGGCGCTACCGAGATCGCGCTGACGAAGATGGACGTGCTGTCCGACATGGACGAGATCCCGGTTGTCGAGGCCTACGAGCTCGACGGCGAACGCACCGAGCGTTTCCCGTTCCCCTCCGATCTGGACCGTGCCCGCCCGATCGAAACCTCGCTGCCGGGCTGGCGCACCGACATCTCCGGCGCGCGCACCTGGGACGAACTTCCGCAAGAAGCACGCGACTACGTGGAGTATGTTGAGTCCAAGATCGGCGCGCGCATCAGCTACGTGTCGGTGGGCGCCGAACGCGACGCCTACATTGTGCGCAACTGA
- the purB gene encoding adenylosuccinate lyase yields MSETKNRYVSPLGERYASETMMELFSPRTRVATWRKLWVSLARAQHELGLPVSAQQVAALEAAADDIRFDVIEAREAEVRHDVMANVYSFGQVAPEAAGIIHLGATSCYVTDNADLVIYRDALDKVREGLVAVIANLADFADSYKAMPTLGYTHYQPAQLVTVGKRATLWLQDFMADLEELDFVVSTIKFLGCRGTTGTEASFVELFDGDGGAIDEMNRRIADDFGFNKLFDVAGQTYPRKFDARIMSVLAGVATSAYRMAQDIRLLQHDRQVEEPFEAHQIGSSAMPYKRNPMRTERICSLARYVIADAANASATASAQWLERTLDDSANRRISVPEAFLGVDAILKIAANVTFGLHVNDAIVAKAVRDYLPFIATENILMEGVKRGGDRQELHEIIREESLAATAKMKVGEPFDLLGALAEHPEFGMSPKEFAQALDPSAYIGRCPQQVDAYLEKVRAVIGEQAKENPQLAV; encoded by the coding sequence ATGAGCGAAACGAAAAATCGGTATGTGAGCCCGCTGGGGGAGCGCTACGCGTCGGAGACGATGATGGAGCTGTTCTCGCCGCGCACGCGCGTTGCTACCTGGCGCAAACTCTGGGTGAGCTTGGCACGAGCCCAGCACGAGCTTGGGCTACCGGTGAGCGCGCAGCAGGTCGCGGCGCTGGAAGCCGCCGCCGACGACATCCGGTTCGATGTGATCGAGGCGCGCGAGGCTGAGGTGCGCCACGACGTGATGGCGAACGTGTACTCGTTCGGGCAGGTCGCGCCCGAGGCCGCCGGGATTATTCACCTCGGTGCGACGAGCTGCTACGTGACCGACAATGCGGACCTGGTGATCTACCGCGACGCGCTCGACAAAGTGCGCGAAGGGCTCGTGGCTGTGATTGCGAATCTTGCCGATTTTGCGGATAGTTACAAGGCGATGCCGACCCTCGGCTACACGCACTACCAGCCTGCGCAGCTTGTGACCGTGGGCAAGCGCGCCACGCTCTGGCTGCAGGATTTTATGGCGGATCTTGAGGAGCTCGATTTCGTTGTTTCGACGATCAAGTTCCTTGGCTGCCGCGGCACCACCGGAACCGAAGCGAGCTTTGTGGAGCTGTTCGACGGCGACGGCGGTGCAATCGACGAGATGAACCGGCGGATTGCCGACGATTTCGGGTTCAACAAGCTCTTCGACGTTGCCGGGCAGACGTATCCGCGCAAGTTCGATGCGCGGATCATGAGCGTGCTTGCAGGCGTGGCCACGAGCGCGTATCGAATGGCGCAAGATATTCGTCTGCTTCAGCATGATCGCCAGGTGGAAGAGCCCTTCGAGGCGCACCAGATCGGCTCGAGCGCGATGCCGTACAAGCGCAATCCGATGCGTACCGAGCGCATTTGTTCCCTGGCGCGTTACGTGATCGCGGATGCGGCGAACGCCTCCGCGACGGCGAGTGCCCAGTGGCTTGAGCGCACGCTCGATGATTCGGCGAACCGGCGGATTTCGGTACCCGAGGCGTTCTTGGGTGTGGATGCGATCCTGAAAATCGCCGCGAACGTGACTTTCGGTTTGCACGTGAACGATGCGATTGTGGCGAAGGCTGTGCGCGATTACCTGCCGTTTATCGCTACCGAAAACATTTTGATGGAAGGCGTCAAGCGTGGGGGAGACCGCCAGGAACTCCACGAGATCATTCGTGAAGAATCGCTCGCAGCAACCGCGAAAATGAAGGTCGGCGAGCCCTTCGATTTGCTCGGCGCGCTTGCCGAGCACCCTGAGTTTGGCATGAGCCCGAAGGAGTTTGCGCAGGCCCTCGACCCGTCCGCCTACATCGGTCGATGCCCGCAGCAGGTGGATGCGTACCTGGAAAAAGTGCGTGCCGTGATCGGGGAGCAAGCCAAAGAAAACCCGCAGCTCGCGGTGTGA
- a CDS encoding zinc-dependent alcohol dehydrogenase family protein, protein MMSISKGEIMKALVYHGERNIAWEEHPDPKILQPTDVIVKIDTTTICGTDLHIWKGDMPEVEDGRILGHEGVGTIIEVGEGVKNWKVGDRAILSCVSACGECEYCKKGLTSHCMNPEGAKGLGWIFGYMIDGTQAEKVRVPFADTSLYRIPDGVSDEQGCMVSDILPTGYEIGIRDGGVKEGDTIAVIGAGPVGLAAMMTSALHGAKRVIAIDFDDNRLENAKAKFGATHSVNAGDEDWFEQVMALTEGGLGVDVACEAVGVPVTLQNCFKIVRPGGQVANIGVHGAPVEIAMNKYWIQNIRMSMGLVNAVEGERLLQGITDGKFKAENLVTHHFDMNDMMDAYETFRNAKETKAMKVIITQK, encoded by the coding sequence ATGATGAGCATTTCGAAGGGAGAGATCATGAAGGCATTGGTGTACCACGGTGAGCGCAATATCGCGTGGGAAGAGCATCCGGATCCAAAGATTCTGCAGCCAACTGACGTTATTGTGAAGATCGATACCACGACGATTTGTGGCACTGACCTTCATATCTGGAAGGGCGATATGCCCGAAGTTGAAGATGGCCGTATCCTCGGCCACGAGGGTGTGGGCACCATCATCGAGGTTGGTGAGGGCGTGAAGAACTGGAAGGTCGGTGATCGCGCAATCCTTTCCTGCGTCAGCGCCTGTGGTGAGTGTGAGTACTGCAAGAAGGGGCTCACCTCCCACTGTATGAATCCGGAAGGTGCGAAGGGGCTCGGCTGGATCTTCGGATACATGATCGACGGGACGCAAGCAGAGAAGGTGCGCGTTCCATTCGCTGATACCTCCCTCTACCGGATTCCCGACGGCGTGTCTGATGAGCAGGGTTGTATGGTTTCCGACATTCTCCCAACCGGCTATGAGATTGGTATTCGCGACGGCGGTGTGAAGGAAGGCGACACCATCGCGGTCATCGGTGCGGGCCCAGTGGGCCTGGCTGCGATGATGACGTCGGCCCTTCATGGTGCAAAGCGCGTGATCGCCATTGATTTTGACGATAACCGCCTGGAGAATGCCAAGGCGAAGTTCGGTGCAACGCATTCTGTGAATGCGGGCGATGAGGACTGGTTCGAGCAGGTCATGGCACTCACTGAAGGTGGCCTCGGCGTGGATGTTGCATGTGAAGCGGTCGGCGTTCCGGTGACTCTTCAAAACTGCTTCAAGATCGTGCGCCCTGGCGGCCAGGTGGCAAATATTGGTGTGCACGGTGCGCCGGTGGAAATCGCCATGAACAAGTACTGGATTCAAAACATTCGAATGTCCATGGGCTTGGTGAACGCTGTCGAAGGCGAGCGCCTCCTCCAGGGCATCACGGACGGAAAGTTCAAGGCTGAGAATCTGGTGACCCACCACTTCGATATGAACGACATGATGGATGCCTACGAGACCTTCCGCAACGCGAAGGAAACAAAGGCGATGAAGGTGATCATCACGCAGAAGTGA
- a CDS encoding cobalamin-independent methionine synthase II family protein produces MTDHILTTHVGSLPRTPALLEANQRRAAGEISDADFREILELAVGEVVARQREIGLDIINEGEYGHITSGAVDYGAWWNYSFSRLGGLTLSGKDRWANDDAVRSEPGKIRLTSFQDRRDRRRFNDAYTDPTSGILTHRASVPNPEITGPITYVGHKETRTDVGLLTNALAAHGGGNGFIASLSPGAAARLTNKFYDDEVAQLCAFADAQHDEYKIITDAGFTVQLDAPDLAEAWDQINPEPSVEDFQAWLQLRIDAANRALEGINPDQVRLHICWGSWHGPHTTDIPFEAIVDQCLQVNAKYFSFEASSPRHAHEWRVWGGGRLPKGRVLVPGVVSHSTNVVEHPRLVADRIVKFAELVGPENVIASTDCGLGGRIHRDIAWAKLESLVEGAHIASTELFG; encoded by the coding sequence ATGACCGACCATATTTTGACCACACATGTTGGCTCGCTCCCCCGCACGCCTGCGCTTCTCGAAGCGAACCAGCGTCGCGCGGCCGGAGAGATTTCCGACGCCGATTTCCGCGAGATCCTCGAACTTGCCGTTGGCGAGGTGGTTGCCCGTCAGCGCGAGATCGGGCTCGACATCATCAACGAGGGCGAGTACGGCCACATCACGTCAGGCGCGGTCGATTACGGCGCCTGGTGGAACTACTCGTTCTCGCGCCTGGGCGGGCTCACGCTCTCAGGCAAGGATCGCTGGGCGAACGACGACGCCGTGCGCAGCGAACCGGGCAAGATCCGGCTCACGTCGTTCCAGGACCGGCGCGATCGGCGTCGTTTTAACGACGCCTACACCGACCCGACGTCGGGAATCCTCACCCACCGCGCGAGCGTGCCGAACCCGGAGATCACTGGGCCGATCACGTACGTGGGGCACAAGGAAACACGCACCGACGTCGGCCTGCTGACGAATGCGCTTGCCGCGCACGGCGGCGGAAACGGCTTCATTGCATCCCTTTCCCCGGGAGCGGCAGCTCGCCTCACGAACAAATTCTACGACGACGAAGTAGCGCAGCTTTGCGCATTTGCGGATGCCCAGCACGACGAGTACAAAATCATCACCGACGCCGGGTTCACGGTTCAGCTCGACGCGCCGGATCTTGCGGAAGCCTGGGATCAGATCAATCCTGAGCCGAGCGTGGAGGATTTCCAGGCGTGGCTCCAATTGCGTATTGATGCGGCAAATCGCGCGCTTGAGGGGATCAACCCGGACCAGGTCCGCCTTCATATCTGCTGGGGTTCGTGGCACGGCCCGCACACTACCGACATCCCGTTCGAGGCAATCGTGGATCAGTGTTTGCAGGTGAACGCGAAGTATTTCTCGTTCGAGGCGTCCTCACCCCGCCACGCGCATGAGTGGCGCGTGTGGGGTGGCGGGCGGTTGCCCAAGGGTCGCGTGCTGGTTCCCGGCGTCGTCTCGCATTCGACGAACGTGGTGGAGCATCCGCGCCTGGTGGCGGACAGGATCGTGAAGTTCGCCGAGCTGGTTGGCCCCGAGAACGTGATCGCCTCGACGGATTGTGGCCTGGGCGGGCGCATTCACCGCGATATCGCGTGGGCGAAGCTCGAATCGCTCGTCGAGGGCGCGCACATCGCCTCGACAGAGCTGTTTGGCTGA
- a CDS encoding NAD(P)/FAD-dependent oxidoreductase, translating into MPHRVVVIGSGFGGLFATKELKKADVEVTMISKTSHHLFQPLLYQVATGILSPGEIAPVTREILAKQKNARVLLGLVEDIDTEAREVVWRYHNRTERTPYDSLIIAAGANQSYFGNDQFAQFAPGLKSIDDALELRARILNAFELAEIESDPEKRAKILTFVVIGAGPTGVEVAGQIRELASKTLRHDFRNFDPAAARVVLVDGAAHPLPPFGESLGKRTQRDLEKLGVEVLMSQMVVGMSDSTVTLRDRDGNEQVIESICKVWSAGVAGNPLGKKLAERTGVELDRAGRVRVNEDLTISGHPEIFVVGDMMSLDGVPGVAQGAIQPGRFAARAIKDRLAGREPAAKFEYKDKGSMATIAKSKAVVKIGKLEMGGFFAWLAWCGLHLFALTGFKSRLSTLMRWSMSYLSRHRSARAVTNQQLVGRLALEALGERASGHLLVDDVDVHPIAKRN; encoded by the coding sequence GTGCCACATCGAGTAGTAGTGATCGGATCGGGTTTCGGCGGGCTGTTTGCCACGAAGGAATTGAAGAAAGCCGACGTCGAGGTCACGATGATCTCAAAGACCTCCCATCACCTTTTCCAGCCGCTGCTGTACCAGGTGGCCACGGGGATCCTCTCGCCGGGGGAGATTGCGCCGGTCACGCGCGAGATCCTCGCCAAGCAGAAGAACGCCCGGGTGCTGCTTGGTCTGGTGGAGGATATTGATACTGAGGCTCGCGAGGTTGTGTGGCGCTACCATAACCGAACCGAGCGCACGCCATACGATTCGCTGATTATCGCCGCCGGCGCGAACCAGTCCTACTTCGGAAACGATCAGTTTGCGCAGTTCGCCCCGGGCCTGAAGTCGATCGACGACGCGCTCGAGCTTCGCGCACGCATCCTCAACGCGTTCGAGCTCGCCGAGATCGAGTCGGATCCGGAAAAGCGTGCCAAGATCCTCACGTTTGTCGTGATCGGAGCTGGCCCCACCGGCGTTGAGGTGGCCGGCCAGATCCGCGAGCTCGCGTCGAAGACTCTCCGCCACGATTTCCGCAACTTCGATCCGGCCGCCGCCCGCGTGGTACTCGTGGACGGCGCAGCGCACCCACTTCCGCCGTTCGGTGAAAGCCTCGGCAAGCGCACCCAGCGTGATCTGGAAAAGCTCGGGGTCGAGGTGCTGATGAGCCAGATGGTTGTGGGGATGAGCGATTCCACTGTCACGCTACGCGATCGTGACGGCAACGAGCAGGTCATCGAGTCGATCTGCAAGGTGTGGTCGGCTGGTGTGGCGGGCAACCCGCTGGGCAAGAAGCTCGCCGAGCGCACCGGCGTCGAACTTGATCGCGCCGGCCGTGTGCGAGTGAACGAGGATTTGACGATCTCTGGCCACCCGGAGATTTTCGTTGTGGGCGACATGATGAGCCTCGACGGCGTTCCCGGCGTTGCCCAGGGAGCGATCCAGCCGGGTCGCTTCGCGGCACGCGCCATCAAGGATCGCCTCGCTGGCCGCGAGCCGGCGGCCAAGTTTGAGTACAAGGACAAGGGCTCGATGGCGACGATCGCGAAGTCGAAGGCCGTGGTGAAGATCGGCAAGCTCGAGATGGGCGGCTTTTTCGCCTGGCTCGCCTGGTGTGGGTTGCACCTGTTCGCACTAACCGGCTTTAAGTCGCGTTTGTCCACGCTGATGCGCTGGTCGATGAGCTATCTCTCGCGTCACCGCAGTGCCCGTGCAGTCACGAACCAGCAGCTAGTGGGCCGCCTTGCGCTCGAGGCTCTCGGTGAGCGCGCCTCGGGGCATCTGTTGGTTGACGACGTCGATGTGCACCCGATTGCGAAGCGCAACTAA